One genomic segment of Labeo rohita strain BAU-BD-2019 chromosome 14, IGBB_LRoh.1.0, whole genome shotgun sequence includes these proteins:
- the rraga gene encoding LOW QUALITY PROTEIN: ras-related GTP-binding protein A (The sequence of the model RefSeq protein was modified relative to this genomic sequence to represent the inferred CDS: deleted 1 base in 1 codon) — MSSTAMKKKVLLMGKSGSGKTSMRSIIFANYIARDTRRLGATIDVEHSHVRFLGNLVLNLWDCGGQDTFMENYFTSQRDNIFRNVEVLIYVFDVESRELEKDMHYYQSCLEAILQNSPDAKIFCLVHKMDLVQEDQRDLIFKEREEDLKRLSRPLACTCFRTSIWDETLYKAWSSIVYQLIPNVQQLECNLRNFAQIIEADEVLLFERATFLVISHYQCKEQRDAHRFEKISNIIKQFKLSCSKLAASFQSMEVRNSNFAAFIDVFTSNTYVMVIMSDPSIPSAATLINIRNARRHFEKLERVDGPKHSLHMRMR; from the exons ATGTCCAGCACAGCCATGAAGAAGAAG GTGCTCTTGATGGGTAAAAGTGGATCAGGAAAGACCAGTATGAGGTCCATCATATTTGCTAATTACATCGCCAGAGACACTCGCCGCCTTGGAGCCACAA ttGATGTGGAGCACTCTCATGTGCGATTTCTGGGTAATCTGGTGCTGAACCTGTGGGACTGTGGTGG ACAGGACACCTTCATGGAAAACTACTTCACGAGTCAGAGAGACAACATCTTTCGCAACGTAGAGGTGTTGATCTACGTGTTTGACGTGGAGAGCCGAGAGCTGGAGAAGGATATGCATTACTACCAGTCGTGTCTGGAAGCCATCCTGCAGAACTCGCCTGACGCAAAGATCTTCTGCCTGGTGCACAAGATGGACCTGGTGCAGGAGGACCAGAGAGACCTG atatttaaagagCGTGAGGAGGACCTGAAAAGACTGTCTCGCCCGCTGGCCTGCACCTGTTTTAGAACGTCTATTTGGGACGAGACACTGTATAAA GCGTGGTCCAGTATCGTCTATCAGCTCATTCCTAACGTACAGCAGCTGGAGTGCAACCTACGCAACTTTGCTCAGATAATTGAGGCAGACGAAGTCTTACTT TTTGAAAGAGCTACTTTCCTG GTGATTTCTCATTATCAGTGTAAGGAGCAGCGTGATGCTCATCGCTTCGAGAAGATCAGTAACATCATCAAGCAGTTCAAGCTGAGCTGCAG TAAACTGGCCGCCTCCTTCCAGAGCATGGAAGTGCGCAACTCTAACTTCGCTGCCTTTATTGACGTGTTCACGTCCAACACCTACGTCATGGTGATCATGTCAGACCCGTCCATAC CGTCTGCGGCCACCCTCATCAACATCAGGAACGCCAGGAGACATTTTGAGAAGCTGGAGCGTGTGGACGGGCCCAAGCACAGTCTGCACATGCGCATGCGCTAG